The Leptospira mtsangambouensis genomic sequence TTTCTTTGGTAAGTCACTTACTCTTTTAACCAGGATACTTCGACACAACCATCAGGTTTTCTGTTCTCGGGTATAACGGCTCGGTCAAAAGCAACTGCTCCAAGGTTTACGCCGATACGGAGGGCAATTCGTTTCGCTAAATGAGAGTATTGGTTGGCCTCACATCGATTCCCTAAACGGGATTCCAACTTGGATATCTGCAAGAGTAGGCTTGCGTTTCCTTCTGACTCTTTCATTCCAATCGCATGTTTGAGTTGAATGGCTTTTTTTAGGTCTTCTCTGGCAGAAAGTAGGTCGTTACTTTCCATTTTGACAATCGCTCTTTCTTCCAGACTCAGGATGAGAGATGGGATGCGAGAAAGCCTCGCACTGCGGAGGATGTCTTCTGGAGATTCATCGAGGAGGGGATTTGCATGCAAACCAAAAGAAATGATGAATAGTATAGCAATTTGGTATTTGATCATACAATTGGTGCCTCACTGACTCCCTTCAAACTCTAATGTGCATAATTTGTGCCAATTGGAATAAATACTCATAGACGATATCGAACCTGAGTTTCCAATGAAACT encodes the following:
- a CDS encoding LEPBI_I1174 family sigma 54-regulated protein yields the protein MIKYQIAILFIISFGLHANPLLDESPEDILRSARLSRIPSLILSLEERAIVKMESNDLLSAREDLKKAIQLKHAIGMKESEGNASLLLQISKLESRLGNRCEANQYSHLAKRIALRIGVNLGAVAFDRAVIPENRKPDGCVEVSWLKE